The following coding sequences are from one Malaciobacter pacificus window:
- a CDS encoding AI-2E family transporter, with the protein MILTEQKNIFATLAYLIIIIVGLKLGSSIILPFLTAFFLFIIFLPLIKFFNRYSIPNLFSTLVVLSIIVFMLFLFSSYFISTNQDIIQNLGFYQNKYEEMIPKVILFFEQFNISFEWGSVIKAIEPGKLIRYITGFFSNMGNILLDISLTILLLMFLLLESNTILEKLSHLIHVKENQNIIDTFFKSINRYFLIKTLTSLLTGFLIWILLSYFQLPHAFFFALIAFILNYIPSIGSLIAAFFAIFISLLQLTMIDTVLISLGYLVVNIVVGNFLEPKIMGDRLNLSTFVVFSSMVIWGWIFGFLGMFLAVPLTLIIDLACENSKKYHWVSMLLKDNLSNKGNS; encoded by the coding sequence ATGATACTCACTGAACAAAAAAATATTTTTGCTACCTTGGCATATCTTATTATCATAATAGTTGGATTAAAACTAGGAAGTAGTATAATTTTGCCTTTTTTAACAGCATTTTTTCTTTTTATTATATTTTTACCACTAATCAAGTTTTTTAATAGATATTCTATACCTAATCTATTCAGTACTTTAGTGGTACTTTCTATTATTGTTTTTATGCTATTTTTATTTAGCTCCTATTTTATCTCTACAAATCAAGATATTATTCAAAACCTTGGTTTTTATCAAAATAAATATGAAGAGATGATCCCAAAAGTTATCCTGTTTTTTGAACAGTTTAATATATCTTTTGAATGGGGAAGTGTCATAAAAGCGATTGAACCAGGCAAACTGATCCGATATATCACAGGTTTTTTTAGTAATATGGGGAATATCCTTTTGGATATATCTTTAACTATTCTTTTACTAATGTTTTTATTACTAGAATCAAATACTATTTTAGAAAAGCTAAGTCATCTTATACATGTAAAAGAGAATCAAAATATAATAGATACTTTTTTTAAAAGCATCAATAGATATTTTTTAATTAAAACACTCACCTCTTTATTGACGGGGTTTCTTATCTGGATATTATTATCTTATTTTCAACTTCCCCATGCTTTTTTCTTCGCTTTAATAGCTTTTATATTAAACTATATCCCTAGTATAGGATCACTTATAGCAGCATTTTTTGCTATTTTTATCTCTTTATTACAACTCACTATGATTGATACAGTATTGATCTCATTGGGATATTTAGTGGTCAATATAGTAGTTGGAAATTTTTTAGAACCAAAGATCATGGGAGATAGATTAAACTTATCTACTTTTGTTGTTTTTAGTTCAATGGTGATTTGGGGATGGATATTTGGTTTTTTAGGGATGTTTCTTGCTGTCCCTTTAACTTTGATTATTGATTTAGCTTGTGAAAATTCTAAAAAATACCATTGGGTTTCAATGCTTTTAAAAGATAATTTATCAAACAAAGGGAACTCTTGA
- a CDS encoding ABC transporter permease: MKTSFLKLDIQDDSLTLLFNGEFTLYQIHKYQLLIDDINFSQVTTITIDLTNLDFIDTASAIFIHDLNNQLLQQNKNIQIKTESEEVEKTLKLIQDTMQSSSTTPLKKKDNMIKSLGKTVYSYYLTLLSFLSFLGELFIHILYILKKPKTIRYKEILFEINESAIKAFFIVALSSFLVGIVIAYQSANQLSLYGANIFIVDMIGLSMLRELSPVITAVIIAGRSGSAFTAQIGAMKITQELDAMRTMGFDPHMFLVLPRVFALIIMMPVLIFISDISAILGGMLIANVNLGISFELFLDRFSNVIEIRHFLVGIFKGPFFAILIASIAIYRGLMVKDDTQSIGYNTTKSVVESIFAVIICDAVFSIIFTNLGI, translated from the coding sequence TTGAAAACTTCATTTTTAAAACTTGATATACAAGATGATAGCTTGACGCTTTTATTTAATGGAGAGTTTACCTTATATCAGATTCATAAATATCAGCTTTTGATTGATGATATAAATTTTTCTCAAGTTACTACTATAACAATTGATCTCACAAATTTAGATTTTATAGATACTGCTTCTGCAATCTTTATTCATGATCTCAATAATCAATTATTACAACAAAACAAAAATATACAAATAAAAACTGAGAGTGAAGAGGTAGAAAAAACCTTAAAACTTATTCAAGATACAATGCAAAGCAGTTCAACAACACCTTTGAAAAAGAAAGATAATATGATCAAATCACTTGGAAAAACAGTGTATAGTTATTATCTGACTCTTTTATCTTTTTTATCATTTTTGGGAGAGTTATTTATCCATATACTTTATATACTAAAAAAACCAAAAACCATACGATATAAAGAGATATTATTTGAGATAAATGAAAGTGCTATAAAAGCTTTTTTTATAGTTGCACTGAGCAGTTTTCTTGTTGGGATAGTGATAGCATATCAATCCGCCAATCAATTAAGTCTGTATGGAGCCAATATCTTTATAGTAGATATGATAGGTCTTTCTATGTTAAGAGAGTTGTCTCCCGTGATCACTGCAGTGATCATTGCTGGGCGAAGTGGTTCAGCATTTACTGCACAAATAGGAGCGATGAAGATCACACAAGAGTTGGATGCTATGCGTACAATGGGATTTGATCCCCATATGTTTTTGGTTTTACCAAGAGTGTTTGCCTTGATCATTATGATGCCTGTTTTGATTTTTATCTCTGATATTTCTGCTATATTAGGTGGGATGTTGATCGCAAATGTAAATTTGGGGATCAGTTTTGAGCTATTTTTAGATAGGTTTAGCAATGTTATAGAGATAAGACATTTTTTAGTGGGTATTTTTAAAGGTCCATTTTTTGCTATCTTAATCGCATCTATCGCTATTTATAGAGGCTTGATGGTAAAAGATGATACACAAAGTATAGGATACAACACGACCAAAAGTGTAGTGGAATCTATTTTTGCCGTTATTATTTGTGATGCGGTATTTTCTATTATCTTTACAAATTTGGGTATCTAA
- a CDS encoding ABC transporter ATP-binding protein, producing MEEIIKVQGVRTVFGDKVVHDGLNLSINKGEIYGLLGPSGCGKTTLLRQIVMLEEFQGGTIEILGNDLNHISVDDAQFLRQKWGVLFQFGALFSSLTIGENIALALKEYTDLEDTMIQEIIKFKISIVGLQLSDIDLYPSQISGGMKKKAALARALALDPKLLFLDEPTSGLDPISARDFDSLILNLRELLGLTIVMVSHDLKSIYDTLDRFAVIDNKKIIYEGSFDHIDSVQSPFIDRFFKKGI from the coding sequence ATGGAAGAGATCATAAAAGTACAAGGGGTAAGAACTGTTTTTGGAGATAAAGTGGTTCATGATGGTTTAAACCTTAGTATAAACAAAGGTGAAATCTATGGACTCTTAGGTCCAAGTGGCTGTGGGAAAACTACTTTATTACGACAAATAGTTATGTTAGAAGAGTTCCAAGGGGGAACTATAGAGATATTAGGAAATGATCTCAATCATATTAGTGTAGATGACGCACAGTTTTTAAGACAAAAATGGGGTGTGCTTTTCCAGTTTGGTGCTTTGTTTTCCTCTTTAACAATAGGAGAAAATATTGCTTTAGCTTTAAAAGAATATACTGATCTAGAAGATACTATGATACAAGAGATCATTAAATTTAAGATTAGTATCGTAGGGTTACAACTCTCCGATATTGATCTTTATCCTTCACAGATAAGTGGAGGTATGAAAAAAAAAGCAGCTCTTGCAAGAGCTTTAGCTCTCGATCCAAAGCTTTTGTTTTTAGATGAGCCTACAAGTGGACTTGATCCTATCTCAGCAAGGGATTTTGATAGCTTGATCTTAAACTTAAGAGAACTGTTGGGATTAACCATAGTGATGGTATCACATGATCTAAAATCTATCTATGATACTTTGGATAGATTTGCGGTTATTGATAATAAAAAGATTATTTATGAGGGCTCATTTGATCATATAGACTCAGTGCAGAGTCCATTTATTGATAGATTTTTTAAAAAAGGTATTTAA
- a CDS encoding MlaD family protein: MNNKVNYTFVGFLVIIGFTLIFSFSYWLLKPAKEDTTQQYLIRFNESVLGLNIDSVVKYRGIDVGKVSDIRINPKNTEQVEVLITILKTTPVKEQTVAKLTSQGITGLSYINLDLGDNNAPFLKTKEGEEYPIIKTTPSLFKNIENSMGSVSEKVVNVLNKGEDLLNDENQKQIAILLSKSASFMAKLEQLLDEKSINHFHSILENADNITQKTDNLIPRIDQLVSDTGAFETSFLQDLDSITQSFLALRATMNELQKAIVNGDFNFKEITKDTIPNLNNTLIQLESLMIKLEESLKNYNRSPADIIFKTEEIKKGPGE; encoded by the coding sequence ATGAACAATAAGGTTAATTATACATTTGTAGGATTTTTAGTAATTATCGGATTTACGTTGATTTTTTCATTTTCTTATTGGTTACTTAAACCAGCCAAAGAAGATACAACACAACAATACCTTATCCGTTTTAATGAATCGGTCTTGGGGCTTAATATTGATTCAGTGGTAAAATATAGAGGTATTGATGTAGGAAAAGTTTCTGATATTAGAATAAATCCAAAAAATACTGAACAAGTAGAAGTCCTGATCACTATTTTAAAAACCACCCCTGTAAAAGAGCAAACTGTGGCAAAACTTACCTCCCAAGGGATCACAGGACTCAGTTATATCAATCTTGATCTAGGAGATAATAATGCTCCATTTTTAAAAACCAAAGAAGGGGAGGAGTATCCTATTATAAAAACAACCCCTTCATTATTTAAAAATATTGAAAATTCTATGGGAAGTGTTTCTGAAAAGGTTGTCAATGTCTTAAATAAAGGGGAAGATCTTTTAAATGATGAAAATCAAAAACAAATAGCAATCCTTTTAAGCAAATCAGCATCATTTATGGCAAAACTTGAACAACTCCTTGATGAAAAGAGTATAAACCATTTTCATAGTATTTTAGAAAATGCAGACAATATCACTCAAAAAACTGATAATCTTATCCCAAGAATAGATCAACTAGTAAGTGACACAGGTGCTTTTGAAACAAGCTTTCTTCAAGATCTAGATTCGATCACACAAAGTTTTTTAGCCTTAAGAGCTACGATGAACGAACTGCAAAAAGCTATTGTAAATGGGGATTTTAATTTTAAAGAGATCACAAAAGACACCATACCAAATCTTAATAATACCTTGATACAGCTAGAGAGTCTTATGATAAAGCTTGAAGAGTCATTGAAGAATTATAATAGAAGCCCAGCTGATATTATTTTTAAAACAGAAGAGATTAAAAAAGGTCCAGGAGAGTAA
- a CDS encoding ABC-type transport auxiliary lipoprotein family protein — protein sequence MLKTITVFVFIILLTGCAVKQPYITEYKIEIEKFQKAQGSQQCKEKTLKVNQSFSDNTLMSTQMNYIEGKHKQYPFSKARWSTPVNQMVSFHLTNMINQLDIFKSVQSYKSITKDDYILQSNIIDFKQYFSEDLKSSYVKAVIQVSLIDNHTNKIVDSKTFTSKIDTKTLDSYGGVKSLNNALFNILNNVSLWLNNICNNKELK from the coding sequence ATGTTAAAAACTATTACAGTATTTGTATTTATCATTTTATTGACAGGATGTGCTGTAAAACAGCCATATATCACAGAGTATAAAATTGAGATAGAAAAGTTTCAAAAAGCCCAAGGTTCACAGCAGTGTAAAGAGAAAACACTCAAAGTGAATCAATCCTTTAGTGATAATACTCTTATGAGTACACAAATGAACTATATTGAGGGAAAACATAAACAATACCCTTTTTCAAAAGCTAGATGGAGCACACCCGTTAATCAAATGGTTTCATTTCATTTAACTAATATGATAAATCAATTAGATATTTTTAAAAGTGTACAAAGTTATAAATCTATAACTAAAGATGATTATATTTTACAAAGTAATATAATCGATTTTAAACAATATTTCAGTGAAGATTTAAAATCATCTTATGTAAAAGCTGTTATTCAAGTATCTTTAATAGATAATCATACAAATAAAATTGTAGATTCAAAAACTTTTACATCCAAAATAGATACTAAAACTTTAGATTCATATGGTGGAGTCAAATCTCTAAATAATGCATTATTTAATATATTAAATAATGTTTCACTTTGGCTTAATAATATTTGTAATAATAAAGAGCTTAAATGA
- a CDS encoding MFS transporter — translation MNINEKYIMPKGFVVILAMLTSITPLAIDVYLPSFIQMSEYFYTSIDQIEITLSIYLLGFALGQLIGGPLSDRYGRKIFIFSGLVVYIIFSFLISLSSSVEQLWVFRFFQALGGGFAVVNTSAIVRDIYHGREGAKVFSVISMIMMIAPMIVPIIGGLISSMILTLLVVPVIYKLINPVDKFFRKFYEVGQVK, via the coding sequence ATGAATATAAATGAAAAATATATTATGCCAAAAGGTTTTGTAGTGATTTTAGCTATGCTAACTTCTATAACTCCTTTGGCTATAGATGTGTATCTACCCTCATTTATTCAGATGTCTGAATATTTTTATACCTCTATAGATCAAATAGAGATAACTTTAAGCATATACCTTTTAGGTTTTGCCTTAGGTCAATTAATAGGTGGTCCACTTTCAGACAGATATGGAAGAAAAATATTTATTTTTTCAGGATTAGTTGTATATATTATTTTCTCATTTTTAATTAGTTTATCTTCTAGTGTTGAACAACTTTGGGTTTTTAGATTTTTTCAAGCCCTTGGAGGTGGATTTGCTGTTGTAAATACCAGTGCTATTGTAAGGGATATCTATCATGGAAGAGAAGGTGCAAAAGTATTTTCTGTCATATCTATGATTATGATGATTGCACCTATGATAGTACCTATTATTGGGGGACTTATTAGTTCTATGATATTAACACTTTTAGTTGTTCCTGTTATTTATAAACTTATTAATCCAGTTGATAAATTTTTTAGAAAATTTTATGAAGTAGGACAAGTGAAATAA
- a CDS encoding lipid A-modifier LpxR family protein — MKKYALFLICFNLTFADSFLFHMENDVINDTDRHLTNNMKLSWMYDNMDSEYYDSFNFLINHDIYTPDDIKSKNISDYDMPYAGYIKTEYNFYKFTNNYYHSLGLILGHIGKYAYAQELQEGLHSILPANDPQGWDNQIGDKTIYGVSYDFGHRLYKKEFEKNKIDFSYNFYTELSNAKRDLLTILSFRYGNNYPDNFINSQINLQKTNGWDIAFNIYYEYLDYFYILDEYKDQYNINRDKDFFGEGIKFNYYNGNSIYSIKFDQMNTALQDKDYDRWVGLSYTYIFD, encoded by the coding sequence ATGAAAAAATATGCTTTGTTTTTAATTTGCTTTAATTTAACTTTTGCCGACTCTTTTCTTTTTCATATGGAAAATGATGTTATCAATGATACTGATAGGCATTTAACAAATAACATGAAGTTGTCATGGATGTATGATAATATGGACAGTGAGTATTATGATAGTTTTAATTTTTTAATAAATCATGATATATATACACCTGATGATATTAAAAGTAAAAATATTTCTGATTATGATATGCCCTATGCTGGATACATAAAAACAGAGTATAATTTTTATAAATTTACAAATAACTATTATCATTCATTAGGTCTTATTTTAGGACATATAGGAAAGTATGCTTATGCACAAGAACTTCAAGAGGGACTACATTCAATTCTTCCTGCAAATGATCCACAAGGATGGGATAATCAAATAGGAGATAAAACTATTTATGGTGTCTCTTATGATTTTGGTCATAGGTTATATAAAAAAGAGTTTGAAAAAAACAAAATAGACTTTTCATACAATTTTTATACTGAATTAAGTAATGCAAAAAGGGATTTATTAACTATTTTGTCTTTTAGATATGGTAATAACTATCCAGATAATTTCATTAACTCACAAATAAATCTTCAAAAAACAAATGGTTGGGATATTGCTTTTAACATATATTATGAGTATCTGGATTATTTTTACATACTAGATGAGTATAAGGATCAATACAATATAAATAGAGATAAAGATTTTTTTGGAGAGGGGATAAAATTTAATTATTATAATGGTAATTCAATTTATTCTATAAAATTTGATCAGATGAATACAGCTTTACAGGATAAAGATTATGATAGATGGGTTGGTCTTTCTTATACTTATATCTTCGATTAA
- a CDS encoding patatin-like phospholipase family protein, with amino-acid sequence MKIKESKTISLALGSGGARGYAHIGVIETLESQRYEIKSIAGSSMGALIGGLYAARKLQEFKEWILTLNYYDIYKSRLQIPPS; translated from the coding sequence TTGAAAATAAAAGAAAGTAAAACTATATCATTAGCTTTAGGAAGTGGAGGTGCTAGAGGTTATGCTCATATTGGAGTTATTGAGACTCTTGAATCACAAAGATATGAGATAAAATCAATAGCGGGTTCATCTATGGGAGCTTTAATTGGTGGACTTTATGCAGCAAGAAAATTACAAGAGTTTAAAGAGTGGATATTAACTTTAAACTATTATGATATTTATAAGAGCCGCTTGCAAATTCCACCATCATAA
- a CDS encoding transposase codes for MEIILPKISSSLSKMWTKVLNLENSLFPSLKRELQLEELSNKEQKLIKILDFAAIEKNITVVSITNTPKHREEIARAFIAKSVYNIQTTRDLIDRLHSDRTLRILCGWRYKNDIPSESKFSRVFKELSELKIAQKTHEQFVKEYLRDTLFFYNASDATKIPLREKPVKVEKEKFKPKRRGRPKKGETREPKTPSILQQQEDMKTTKQMLSLVSTQCGVGRKQNSKGNFETWIGGKLHISVVDGDIPITAIYSGANVHDSSVALPLINETSKKVSYLYDLQDAGYDSNIIRDFSKKLNHRPLIDINPKNSKELKEKIQLIKDEKKKFKILNLTQSLDTHHYNQRSMVERVNKYLKEDFGCSNIYYKGATKVASVLAFGILSVCIHQSLKLVT; via the coding sequence ATGGAAATTATTCTACCAAAAATATCTTCAAGTCTATCTAAAATGTGGACTAAGGTTTTAAATCTTGAAAATTCACTTTTTCCTTCTTTGAAAAGAGAGCTTCAATTAGAAGAGTTGTCAAATAAAGAGCAAAAGCTTATTAAGATATTAGACTTTGCTGCGATTGAAAAAAATATCACTGTCGTATCTATTACAAACACTCCAAAGCATAGAGAAGAGATTGCACGAGCATTTATTGCAAAGAGTGTTTACAATATCCAAACAACCAGAGACCTTATCGATAGACTTCATAGTGATAGAACGCTGAGGATCTTGTGTGGGTGGAGATATAAAAACGATATTCCAAGTGAGTCTAAATTTAGTAGAGTCTTTAAGGAGCTCAGTGAGCTTAAAATTGCACAAAAGACGCATGAGCAGTTTGTGAAGGAGTATCTAAGGGATACACTCTTTTTTTATAATGCAAGTGATGCAACAAAAATACCACTGAGAGAAAAACCTGTAAAAGTAGAAAAAGAAAAGTTTAAACCAAAAAGAAGAGGACGACCTAAAAAAGGTGAAACAAGAGAGCCTAAAACACCCAGTATCTTGCAGCAACAAGAAGATATGAAAACCACAAAGCAGATGCTATCTTTGGTATCAACGCAGTGTGGAGTTGGAAGAAAACAGAATTCCAAAGGCAACTTTGAAACATGGATAGGAGGGAAACTCCATATCAGTGTAGTAGATGGAGATATCCCTATTACTGCTATTTATTCAGGGGCAAATGTTCATGATAGCTCAGTAGCACTTCCTCTTATAAACGAGACAAGCAAAAAAGTATCATATCTTTATGACTTACAAGATGCAGGATACGACAGCAATATTATCAGAGATTTTTCCAAAAAACTAAATCATAGACCGCTTATTGATATCAATCCGAAGAACTCCAAAGAGTTAAAAGAAAAAATTCAACTTATAAAAGATGAAAAAAAGAAATTTAAAATTCTAAACCTTACTCAAAGTTTAGATACCCATCACTATAATCAAAGAAGTATGGTTGAGAGAGTCAATAAATACCTCAAAGAAGACTTTGGATGCAGTAATATTTATTATAAAGGAGCTACAAAAGTAGCTTCTGTTTTAGCATTTGGTATTTTATCAGTTTGTATTCATCAGAGTTTGAAACTGGTAACATAA